Proteins found in one Candidatus Eremiobacterota bacterium genomic segment:
- a CDS encoding cytochrome P450 encodes MATATLPATTLPPGSNGLPGLGETLAFVKDPFAFVQERRAKHGRVFRTNLLGRKTAVLSGPEPLEAFYDPANVVREGANPGNIQTLFGGPTVVNGLNGDAHARRRRSVEAALSREAIESYLPTMTRFVDAAFARWCEAGEIGWNDELKRLVIETLGAVFASLEPGPDLVALVQRCERIAAAFTSLPIPLPGTPYTNGVRAKDDALAYYRTLVRAHRDRAYDDGLGRLLAARLDDGTTIADDDAPGELHHLFLAGFIVFGQLATTIVSLTQYPDVRERLAAAVATLSEPPTLRELAANAYLMQVVNEVRRLAPIVPIVMGKARRAFVVDGFTIPEGWGVAAAVWTNDREAASFPDPERFDPDRFGERAEHRAHAFAYTPQGAGPPDGHRCPGFDLTAIFMALFTARLVRGYDWTLPPQDLTPNWPLVPPVPRSGLRAVLRARG; translated from the coding sequence ATGGCAACCGCTACCCTGCCGGCGACCACGCTGCCGCCGGGCAGCAACGGCCTTCCCGGGCTCGGCGAAACGCTCGCGTTCGTCAAAGACCCGTTCGCGTTCGTGCAGGAGCGGCGCGCCAAGCACGGGCGCGTGTTTCGCACCAACCTGCTCGGGCGCAAGACCGCGGTGCTCAGCGGCCCGGAACCGCTCGAGGCGTTCTACGATCCGGCGAACGTCGTGCGCGAAGGCGCGAATCCGGGGAACATTCAAACGCTCTTCGGCGGGCCTACCGTGGTGAACGGCCTCAACGGCGACGCGCACGCGCGGCGCAGGCGGTCCGTCGAGGCGGCGCTCTCGCGCGAGGCGATCGAGTCGTATCTGCCTACGATGACGCGCTTCGTCGACGCGGCGTTCGCGCGCTGGTGCGAGGCCGGCGAGATCGGCTGGAACGACGAGCTCAAGCGGCTCGTGATCGAAACGCTAGGCGCGGTCTTTGCGAGCCTCGAGCCCGGACCGGACCTGGTCGCGCTCGTGCAGCGCTGCGAGCGCATTGCCGCCGCCTTCACCTCGCTGCCGATCCCGCTCCCGGGAACCCCGTACACGAACGGCGTCCGCGCGAAGGACGACGCGCTCGCGTACTACCGGACGCTGGTCCGCGCGCACCGCGACCGCGCGTACGACGACGGCCTCGGGCGGCTCCTCGCAGCCCGACTCGACGACGGCACCACGATCGCCGACGACGACGCGCCCGGCGAATTGCACCATCTCTTCCTGGCCGGCTTCATCGTGTTCGGACAGCTCGCCACGACGATCGTCTCGTTGACGCAGTATCCCGACGTGCGCGAGCGCCTCGCCGCGGCGGTAGCGACGCTTTCCGAACCACCGACGCTGCGCGAGCTGGCGGCGAACGCGTACCTCATGCAAGTCGTCAACGAGGTGCGGCGTCTGGCGCCGATCGTGCCGATCGTCATGGGCAAGGCGCGGCGCGCGTTCGTGGTCGACGGCTTCACCATCCCGGAAGGTTGGGGCGTCGCGGCGGCGGTGTGGACGAACGACCGCGAGGCGGCGAGCTTCCCCGATCCCGAACGCTTCGATCCCGACCGGTTCGGCGAACGCGCCGAGCACCGCGCGCACGCGTTCGCGTACACGCCGCAAGGCGCGGGCCCGCCCGACGGACACCGCTGTCCTGGCTTCGACCTCACCGCGATCTTCATGGCGCTGTTCACCGCCCGGCTCGTGCGCGGCTACGACTGGACGCTGCCGCCGCAGGATCTCACCCCGAACTGGCCGCTCGTGCCGCCGGTCCCGCGCAGCGGTCTGCGCGCGGTCCTGCGCGCTAGAGGCTGA
- a CDS encoding ABC transporter substrate-binding protein → MHVRRLGATLTAAFALAALAGPAPTRAADQPEIVIGAVLPLTGTLAQTGAGLRTAMVLAQDLVNGHVSYPLPAVGKSGLPHLNHARIRIEFADSQGKPDQARAAAEQLITQQHAVALIGTYASSTTATASQVAERYGIPFLNPDSTSPGLTSRGLKWFFRTTPHDGTFAENFVQFLSDLKKTKKDIGVKRVAIVGEDGLFGTGAGDAEDAAAKKGGYDVVTRVSYPATTTEVNAEVQKVKAAAPDVIMQASYLPDALLFMRGYKQQGVNVKAILAQDAGFIDPGFVRTLGGDADGVFTREVFSLDIKHRNQAVPLIDQLFRQRFGDKPLDGNTARDFMGVLVIADAIDRAGSTKPDAIRDALRKTNIPGKLTLMPWNSIKFDDTGQNVGGSGIIEQVQDGKYETVWPFDVAVRKPIWPMPAWKR, encoded by the coding sequence ATGCACGTCCGACGACTGGGTGCCACCCTCACCGCCGCGTTCGCGCTCGCCGCGCTCGCCGGTCCGGCGCCGACGCGCGCCGCCGATCAGCCCGAGATCGTGATCGGCGCCGTCTTGCCGCTCACCGGAACGCTCGCCCAGACCGGCGCGGGGCTGCGCACCGCGATGGTGCTGGCGCAGGATCTGGTGAACGGTCACGTCAGCTACCCGCTGCCGGCCGTCGGGAAGAGCGGCTTGCCGCACCTGAACCACGCGCGCATCCGGATCGAGTTCGCGGATTCGCAAGGAAAGCCGGACCAGGCGCGCGCCGCGGCCGAGCAGCTCATCACGCAGCAGCACGCCGTCGCGCTGATCGGCACCTACGCATCCTCGACGACGGCGACCGCCTCGCAAGTCGCGGAGCGCTACGGGATCCCGTTCCTCAACCCCGACTCCACCTCGCCGGGGCTCACCTCGCGCGGCCTGAAGTGGTTCTTCCGCACGACGCCGCACGACGGCACGTTCGCCGAGAACTTCGTCCAGTTCTTGAGCGATCTCAAGAAGACGAAGAAGGACATCGGCGTGAAGCGCGTCGCGATCGTCGGCGAGGACGGCTTGTTCGGCACCGGCGCCGGCGACGCCGAAGACGCCGCCGCGAAGAAGGGCGGATACGACGTCGTCACGCGCGTCTCGTATCCCGCCACCACGACCGAGGTCAACGCCGAGGTGCAGAAGGTGAAGGCGGCCGCGCCGGACGTGATCATGCAAGCGTCGTACCTGCCCGACGCGCTGCTGTTCATGCGCGGCTACAAGCAGCAGGGCGTGAACGTCAAGGCGATCCTGGCGCAGGACGCCGGCTTCATCGACCCCGGCTTCGTGCGCACGCTCGGCGGTGACGCGGACGGCGTCTTCACGCGCGAAGTCTTCTCGCTCGACATCAAGCACCGCAACCAGGCGGTCCCGCTCATCGACCAGCTCTTCCGCCAGCGCTTCGGCGACAAGCCGCTCGACGGCAACACCGCGCGAGACTTCATGGGCGTGCTGGTGATCGCGGACGCGATCGACCGCGCCGGCTCGACGAAGCCCGACGCGATCCGCGACGCGCTGCGCAAGACGAACATTCCCGGCAAGCTCACCCTCATGCCGTGGAACAGCATCAAATTCGACGACACCGGGCAGAACGTCGGCGGCTCCGGCATCATCGAGCAGGTCCAGGACGGCAAGTACGAGACGGTGTGGCCGTTCGACGTCGCGGTGAGAAAACCGATCTGGCCGATGCCGGCGTGGAAGCGCTGA
- a CDS encoding 50S ribosomal protein L25 — MPTNKHKISTLTFEPRAAHGTTKANALRRAGKIPGVVYGHGESTPVAIDAKQLADLILGGHKSHIVEATIGKKRDSVLLRRIDTHPITRKPLSVDFQRVKSGESISATVPVATVGNPIGVRDQGGVMDVVTHTLEIKGPAQSIPDNLTVDVNELTVHSHVTASQVPLPKGFTLLTPPDTVVVSVEITRAAVGEGVEEAELPAEAPAEAPQGE; from the coding sequence ATGCCGACCAACAAGCACAAGATTTCAACCCTTACCTTCGAGCCGCGCGCCGCGCACGGGACCACGAAGGCGAACGCGCTGCGCCGCGCCGGAAAGATTCCGGGCGTGGTCTACGGCCACGGCGAGTCGACGCCGGTCGCGATCGACGCCAAACAGCTCGCGGACCTCATTCTCGGCGGCCACAAGTCGCACATCGTCGAGGCGACGATCGGCAAGAAGCGCGACTCGGTGCTGCTGCGCCGCATCGACACCCACCCGATCACGCGCAAGCCGCTGAGCGTCGACTTCCAGCGCGTGAAGAGCGGCGAGTCGATCTCCGCCACCGTCCCCGTCGCGACCGTCGGCAATCCGATCGGCGTGCGCGACCAAGGCGGCGTGATGGACGTCGTCACGCACACGCTTGAGATCAAAGGCCCGGCGCAGTCGATTCCGGACAACCTCACGGTCGACGTCAACGAGCTCACCGTCCACTCGCACGTCACCGCGAGCCAAGTCCCGCTGCCGAAGGGTTTCACGCTCCTCACCCCGCCCGACACCGTCGTCGTCTCCGTCGAGATCACGCGCGCGGCGGTCGGCGAAGGCGTCGAAGAGGCCGAGCTCCCGGCCGAAGCGCCCGCGGAGGCGCCGCAGGGCGAGTAA
- a CDS encoding peptide ABC transporter substrate-binding protein translates to MRPLIGRMVVGVVWAGLFLLTACTRSTDEGVGGRHPWTQPGVLRMATSLSPNTLNPFLSTQQVEALIQAFALDPLVAVDENGHDVPILAAAVPTLENGGISRDGLTITYRLRKNVRWQDGAPFTSRDVAFSYHAIMNPATTVATRHGYDEIARVETPDKYTAVFRLKRPFAPAVHTFFAHSDAPYYVLPAHLLARYPDLNRIPFNSKPVGTGPFKVERWVRGDRIEYVANDDYFLGKPKLRRIVVHLVPDENTIASQMRAHEIDWFSAATPRMYPQLRAIEGVGVRLVPMNANDAIQFNTKRAPYDDSNVRRAIGLAIDKPLLVREATYETTVPATEDLPWFMWAFDPKAGTTARDLPRANAMLDAAGWKRGSDGIRVKDGKRFSMSLAYRSDSITDRNRGVLIASMLKDAGIETELKGYTTALLYGPPGTGVMADGKFEAALQTWYAGSDPDNSTQLTCDQVAPKGFNWSRYCNPAMDAAQHAALSHYDRPTRKRAYATIEELLARDAPYVYLWWPRQIEAVNSDLKHFRPNGIIENWNAWEWSI, encoded by the coding sequence ATGCGCCCGCTGATTGGACGCATGGTCGTTGGGGTCGTGTGGGCGGGATTGTTTCTGCTCACCGCGTGCACTCGTTCGACGGACGAGGGTGTGGGCGGGCGGCACCCCTGGACGCAGCCGGGCGTGTTGCGCATGGCGACCAGCCTGTCGCCGAACACGCTGAACCCGTTTCTTTCGACGCAGCAGGTCGAGGCGCTGATACAGGCGTTCGCGCTCGATCCGCTGGTCGCGGTCGACGAGAACGGGCACGACGTTCCGATCCTCGCGGCGGCGGTTCCGACGCTCGAGAACGGCGGGATCAGCCGCGACGGGCTCACCATCACGTACCGTTTGCGCAAGAACGTGCGCTGGCAGGACGGCGCGCCGTTCACCAGCCGCGACGTGGCGTTCTCCTATCACGCGATCATGAACCCGGCGACGACGGTCGCCACGCGGCACGGGTACGACGAGATCGCGCGCGTCGAGACGCCGGACAAGTACACCGCCGTGTTCCGGCTGAAGCGCCCGTTTGCGCCCGCGGTGCACACCTTCTTCGCGCACAGCGACGCGCCGTACTACGTTCTGCCGGCGCACCTGCTCGCGCGGTATCCCGATCTGAACCGCATCCCGTTCAATTCGAAGCCCGTCGGAACGGGACCGTTCAAGGTCGAGCGCTGGGTGCGCGGCGACCGGATCGAGTACGTCGCGAACGACGACTACTTTCTCGGCAAGCCGAAGCTGCGCCGGATCGTCGTGCACCTCGTGCCCGACGAGAACACGATCGCCAGCCAGATGCGCGCCCACGAGATCGACTGGTTCTCCGCCGCGACTCCCCGCATGTACCCGCAGCTGCGCGCGATCGAAGGCGTGGGCGTGCGGCTCGTGCCGATGAACGCGAACGACGCGATCCAGTTCAACACGAAGCGCGCGCCGTACGACGATTCGAACGTGCGCCGGGCGATCGGCTTGGCGATCGACAAGCCGCTGCTGGTGCGCGAAGCGACTTACGAGACGACCGTGCCGGCGACGGAGGACCTGCCCTGGTTCATGTGGGCGTTCGACCCGAAGGCCGGGACCACGGCCCGTGATCTGCCGCGCGCGAACGCGATGCTCGACGCAGCCGGCTGGAAACGCGGTTCCGACGGAATTCGGGTGAAAGACGGAAAGCGCTTCTCGATGAGCCTCGCCTATCGCAGCGACAGCATCACCGACCGCAATCGCGGCGTGCTGATCGCCTCGATGCTGAAAGACGCCGGGATCGAGACCGAGCTCAAAGGCTACACGACCGCGCTGTTGTACGGCCCGCCGGGCACCGGCGTCATGGCCGACGGAAAGTTCGAGGCCGCCTTGCAGACCTGGTACGCCGGCAGCGATCCGGACAACTCGACGCAGCTCACCTGCGACCAAGTCGCGCCGAAGGGGTTCAACTGGTCGCGCTACTGCAATCCCGCGATGGATGCCGCGCAGCACGCCGCGCTCTCGCACTACGACCGCCCGACCCGCAAGCGCGCCTACGCGACGATTGAAGAGCTGCTCGCGCGCGACGCGCCCTACGTCTACCTGTGGTGGCCGCGCCAGATCGAAGCGGTCAACTCCGATTTGAAACACTTCCGCCCCAACGGAATCATCGAGAACTGGAACGCTTGGGAGTGGTCGATCTAG
- a CDS encoding YdeI/OmpD-associated family protein, which produces MKPKFFATQAAFRRWLEAHHATSDVLVVGFYRKASGRRSMSPQQAIDEALCFGWIDGIRRPIDDESYQIRFTPRAAASSWSAVNIKRAKELVELKLMHPAGLRAFARRDEAAAQRAHDARRTAALDAEMERAFRRNERAWAFFLRQPPSYRRLAAFWVVSAKREETRQSRLLALIDDSAHERLIKAWPRPQIRG; this is translated from the coding sequence CTGAAACCGAAGTTCTTCGCTACCCAAGCGGCATTCCGAAGGTGGCTCGAAGCGCACCATGCGACGAGCGACGTGCTCGTCGTCGGCTTCTACAGGAAGGCTTCAGGCAGGCGAAGCATGTCGCCGCAGCAAGCCATCGATGAAGCCCTGTGCTTCGGCTGGATCGACGGCATCCGCCGTCCGATCGACGACGAATCGTATCAGATTCGGTTCACGCCGCGCGCCGCCGCGAGCAGCTGGAGCGCGGTGAACATCAAGCGCGCGAAGGAGCTCGTCGAGCTGAAGCTTATGCATCCGGCGGGGCTGCGTGCCTTCGCTCGGCGCGATGAAGCCGCGGCGCAGCGCGCGCACGACGCGCGCCGAACGGCCGCGCTCGATGCGGAGATGGAGCGAGCGTTTCGGCGGAACGAGCGCGCGTGGGCGTTCTTTCTGCGGCAGCCGCCGTCGTACCGGCGCCTCGCAGCCTTCTGGGTCGTCAGCGCGAAGCGCGAGGAGACGAGGCAGAGCCGGCTTCTGGCGCTGATCGACGATTCGGCGCACGAACGACTGATCAAAGCATGGCCTCGCCCCCAGATACGGGGCTAG
- a CDS encoding branched-chain amino acid ABC transporter permease, with protein MSTFAQLLAAGVLTGLVFALVAVGLTLVYGVMDVVNFAHGEFLMLAMYATLGLALLGLGPLLGLPLVAIALFLFGIVVYRVFVRRLLAGPPEATVFGTFGLLVLLQGLAQALFTSDYRSVPAPPLQATIRFGPLALSQATLVEGAGALILTAVLFAFVEYTETGRAMRAVAEDRVAATLMGIDVQRINALAFGIGAACVGAAGALLMLSYPVYPTAGASFALTAFVVVALGGFGSIHGALVGALLVGLLEVFGGFYLAPELKMVPVYLAYLAVVLLRPQGLLGRR; from the coding sequence CTGAGCACCTTCGCGCAACTGCTCGCGGCCGGTGTGCTGACCGGCCTCGTGTTCGCGCTGGTCGCGGTCGGCCTGACGCTGGTGTACGGAGTGATGGACGTGGTGAACTTCGCGCACGGCGAGTTTCTGATGCTCGCGATGTACGCGACGCTCGGGCTCGCGCTGCTCGGGCTGGGTCCGCTGCTGGGGCTGCCGCTGGTCGCGATCGCGCTGTTTTTGTTCGGAATCGTCGTCTACCGCGTTTTCGTCCGGCGGCTGCTGGCGGGACCGCCGGAGGCGACGGTGTTCGGAACGTTCGGGCTGCTGGTGCTGCTGCAAGGGCTTGCGCAGGCGCTGTTCACCAGCGATTACCGCTCGGTGCCGGCCCCGCCGCTGCAAGCGACGATCCGGTTCGGCCCGCTCGCGCTCTCGCAGGCGACGCTGGTCGAAGGCGCGGGCGCGCTGATCCTCACCGCGGTGCTGTTCGCGTTCGTCGAGTACACCGAGACGGGCCGTGCGATGCGCGCCGTCGCCGAAGACCGCGTCGCGGCGACGCTGATGGGGATCGACGTGCAGCGCATCAACGCGCTCGCTTTCGGAATCGGCGCTGCGTGCGTCGGCGCGGCTGGCGCGCTGCTGATGCTCTCGTATCCGGTCTACCCGACCGCAGGTGCGTCGTTCGCGCTGACGGCGTTCGTCGTCGTCGCGCTCGGCGGGTTCGGCAGCATTCACGGCGCGCTGGTCGGCGCGCTGCTCGTCGGCTTGCTCGAAGTCTTCGGCGGCTTCTACCTCGCGCCCGAGCTGAAGATGGTGCCGGTGTACCTGGCCTACCTGGCCGTCGTGCTGCTGCGGCCGCAAGGATTGTTGGGCCGGCGATGA
- the uvrB gene encoding excinuclease ABC subunit UvrB has protein sequence MPKFELVSSYPLAGDQPKATRALAEGVLRGDRAQTLLGVTGSGKTMAMARIVELVQKPTLVLCHNKTLAAQLCAEFREFFPHNAVEYFVSYFDYYQPEAYIAHTDTYIAKDSSINDEIERLRHSATQSLLTRRDTLIVASVSCIYGLGSPSDYIEMSADIKIGQSIDRDEFLRKLIGMQYRRNDLNLVRGTFRVRGDTLEFVGVEEELVHRIEFFGDEIEAINVVNQLTGEYVTSKDELKIFPAKHYITPDEKLRRAIVEIENELEERLAFFRSQGKLLEAQRLEQRTRYDLDMLREVGYCNGVENYSAPLSGRLPGSTPWCLLDFFPQDWLLLVDESHVTLPQVHAMYGGERARKISLIEHGFRLPSAMDNRPLKYEEFDAHLNQVIYVSATPATYEVGKSTQVAEMIIRPTGLVDPEVEVRPTRHQVDDLMDEIRARSAKGERVLVTTLTKKMAEDLTDYLLENGIKVRYLHSEVETLERIAILRDLRKGEFDVLVGINLLREGLDLPEVSLVGILDADKEGYLRSGTSLIQTIGRAARNVEGKVIMYADVVTESMARALGETKRRREMQVDYNREHGIEPKSIRKEVHDILSLVGGAEGGADAANAVRAEHLPREVAEAMAKEIERKMREAAANLEFEKAAALRDELVALRRQIGGNESVLFQGKAPKIFQHALKELIGT, from the coding sequence ATGCCGAAATTCGAGCTCGTTTCGTCGTACCCGCTGGCCGGAGATCAGCCGAAGGCGACCCGGGCGCTCGCCGAGGGCGTGCTGCGGGGCGACCGCGCGCAGACGCTGCTCGGGGTGACGGGCTCGGGGAAGACGATGGCGATGGCGCGGATCGTCGAGCTGGTCCAGAAGCCGACCCTGGTCCTGTGCCACAACAAGACGCTGGCCGCGCAGCTGTGCGCCGAGTTCCGCGAGTTCTTTCCGCACAACGCGGTCGAGTACTTCGTCTCGTACTTCGACTACTACCAGCCGGAAGCGTACATCGCGCACACCGATACCTACATCGCGAAGGACAGCTCGATCAACGACGAGATCGAGCGGCTCCGGCACTCGGCGACGCAGTCGCTGCTGACCCGGCGCGACACGCTGATCGTCGCCTCGGTCTCGTGCATCTACGGGCTCGGCTCGCCGTCGGACTACATCGAGATGTCCGCCGACATCAAGATCGGCCAGAGCATCGACCGCGACGAGTTCCTGCGCAAGCTGATCGGGATGCAGTACCGGCGCAACGACCTGAACCTGGTGCGCGGGACGTTCCGCGTGCGCGGCGACACGCTGGAGTTCGTCGGCGTCGAGGAGGAGCTCGTGCACCGGATCGAGTTCTTCGGCGACGAGATCGAGGCGATCAACGTCGTCAACCAGCTCACCGGCGAGTACGTCACCTCGAAGGACGAGCTGAAGATCTTCCCGGCCAAGCACTACATCACGCCGGACGAGAAGCTGCGCCGCGCGATCGTCGAGATAGAAAACGAATTGGAAGAACGGCTGGCGTTCTTCAGGAGCCAGGGAAAGCTGCTCGAAGCGCAGCGGCTCGAGCAGCGCACGCGCTACGACTTGGACATGCTGCGCGAGGTCGGCTACTGCAACGGGGTCGAGAACTACAGCGCGCCGCTCTCGGGGCGTCTGCCGGGCTCGACGCCGTGGTGTCTGCTCGACTTCTTTCCGCAGGACTGGCTCTTGCTCGTCGACGAGTCGCACGTGACGCTCCCGCAGGTCCACGCGATGTACGGCGGCGAGCGCGCGCGCAAGATCTCGCTGATCGAGCACGGGTTCCGGCTCCCCTCGGCGATGGACAACCGGCCGCTGAAGTACGAGGAGTTCGACGCGCACCTGAACCAGGTGATCTACGTCTCGGCGACGCCGGCGACGTACGAAGTCGGCAAGTCGACGCAGGTCGCGGAGATGATCATCCGGCCGACCGGGCTCGTCGATCCCGAGGTCGAGGTCCGGCCGACGCGCCACCAGGTCGACGACTTGATGGACGAGATCCGCGCGCGGAGCGCCAAGGGCGAGCGCGTGCTGGTGACGACGCTGACGAAGAAGATGGCCGAGGACCTGACCGACTACCTGCTCGAGAACGGGATCAAGGTCCGCTACCTGCACAGCGAGGTCGAGACGCTCGAGCGGATCGCGATCCTGCGCGATCTGCGCAAGGGCGAGTTCGACGTGCTGGTCGGGATCAATCTGCTGCGCGAAGGCCTCGACTTGCCGGAAGTCTCGCTGGTCGGGATCCTCGACGCCGACAAGGAAGGCTATCTGCGCTCGGGGACCTCGCTGATCCAGACGATCGGCCGCGCCGCCCGCAACGTCGAGGGCAAGGTGATCATGTACGCCGACGTCGTCACGGAGTCGATGGCGCGCGCGCTCGGCGAGACGAAACGCCGCCGCGAGATGCAGGTGGACTACAACCGCGAGCACGGCATCGAGCCGAAGTCGATCCGCAAGGAAGTCCACGACATCCTGAGCCTGGTAGGCGGCGCCGAGGGCGGCGCGGACGCGGCGAACGCCGTGCGCGCCGAACACCTCCCCCGCGAGGTCGCCGAAGCGATGGCGAAAGAGATCGAGCGCAAGATGCGCGAGGCCGCCGCGAACCTGGAGTTCGAGAAAGCCGCCGCGCTGCGCGACGAGCTGGTCGCGCTACGCCGCCAGATCGGCGGCAACGAAAGCGTCCTCTTCCAAGGCAAAGCCCCGAAGATCTTCCAGCACGCCCTCAAAGAGCTGATCGGAACGTGA
- a CDS encoding ribose-phosphate pyrophosphokinase, with protein sequence MVQPPLLFSGTSNRQLAEEIAKKMQTRVGNALVDRFKNEEVRIEIRENVRGAEVFVVQSLCRSLHGANVNDAIMELLLIIDALRRASANRITAVIPYYGYAKQDKKTKGREPISAKLVANMIERAGAERIVTLDLHAAQIQGFFDVPVDNLMAAPTLCNHLKNLGLQGDKIVVVSPDAGGVPRAELFAKRLKSNLAVIIKRRPEPDVSEVTHIVGDVERKIAVVVDDMISTGGTLVKAAEALRKKGATDVYTLATHGIFAGDAIKQFENSDIKKVIVTNTIPRATESPKVEHLTIAQILADAIKRITMNRSVSELFNAEEPSPEPPGEPPPAPAAAALELPVPAPV encoded by the coding sequence GTGGTCCAGCCGCCCCTGTTGTTCAGCGGGACCTCCAACCGCCAGTTGGCGGAGGAGATCGCCAAGAAGATGCAGACCCGCGTCGGGAACGCGCTGGTCGACCGGTTCAAGAACGAAGAAGTCCGCATCGAGATCCGCGAGAACGTCCGCGGGGCCGAGGTCTTCGTCGTTCAATCGCTGTGCCGCTCGCTCCACGGCGCGAACGTGAACGACGCGATCATGGAGCTGCTGCTCATCATCGACGCGCTCCGCCGCGCCTCGGCGAACCGCATCACCGCGGTCATTCCGTACTACGGTTACGCGAAGCAGGACAAGAAGACCAAAGGCCGCGAGCCGATCTCCGCCAAGCTGGTCGCGAACATGATCGAGCGGGCCGGCGCCGAGCGGATCGTCACGCTCGACCTGCACGCCGCGCAGATCCAGGGCTTCTTCGACGTCCCGGTCGACAACCTGATGGCCGCGCCGACGCTCTGCAACCACTTGAAGAACCTGGGGCTGCAAGGCGACAAGATCGTCGTCGTCTCGCCGGACGCCGGCGGCGTGCCGCGCGCCGAGCTGTTCGCCAAACGGCTCAAGTCGAACCTCGCGGTGATCATCAAGCGCCGGCCGGAGCCCGACGTCTCCGAGGTCACCCACATCGTCGGCGACGTCGAGCGCAAGATCGCCGTCGTGGTCGACGACATGATCTCGACGGGCGGGACGCTCGTGAAAGCCGCCGAGGCGCTGCGCAAGAAGGGCGCGACCGACGTCTACACGCTCGCGACGCACGGCATCTTCGCGGGCGACGCGATCAAGCAGTTCGAGAACTCCGACATCAAGAAGGTGATCGTGACCAACACGATCCCGCGCGCCACCGAGTCCCCGAAGGTCGAGCACCTCACCATCGCGCAGATCCTCGCCGACGCCATCAAGCGCATCACGATGAACCGCTCGGTCTCCGAGCTCTTCAACGCCGAGGAACCGTCCCCGGAGCCGCCCGGCGAACCTCCTCCTGCACCGGCTGCCGCCGCCCTCGAACTCCCCGTCCCCGCCCCGGTTTAA
- a CDS encoding DUF1028 domain-containing protein, producing MVVLSERVGRPVSNGPVVLSTFSIVAADPDKGEIGIAVQSKFLAVGAVVPWLEAGAGAIATQAWANTSFGPRALELLRGGEPPEQIAQTLVAADENADDRQFGIVAAGGRSATYTGARCIEWAGGIARDGFAAQGNCLAGPAVVDAMAEAFAHARGTLADRLVAALAAGQREGGDKRGQQSAALIVVKPGGGYGGFNDRYVDLRVDDHPAPIDELARLLDLHKLYHFPAEPHDVLEIDDALGREIVGELVRAGALARHDEGPFDDAAREALVAFMHVENLENRVRADGTIDRQTLEYLRAFRKAPEGRG from the coding sequence ATGGTGGTCCTCTCGGAAAGAGTGGGCCGTCCGGTTTCGAACGGACCGGTCGTGCTCTCGACGTTTTCGATCGTGGCCGCCGATCCCGACAAAGGCGAGATCGGGATCGCCGTGCAGTCCAAGTTTCTCGCCGTCGGCGCCGTCGTTCCCTGGCTCGAGGCCGGCGCCGGCGCGATCGCGACGCAGGCGTGGGCGAACACGAGCTTCGGCCCGCGCGCGCTCGAGCTGCTGCGCGGCGGGGAGCCGCCCGAGCAGATCGCGCAAACGCTGGTCGCCGCCGACGAGAACGCCGACGACCGCCAGTTCGGGATCGTCGCCGCCGGCGGCCGCAGCGCGACCTACACCGGTGCGCGCTGCATCGAGTGGGCCGGCGGGATCGCGCGCGACGGCTTCGCGGCGCAAGGAAACTGCCTCGCCGGCCCGGCGGTCGTCGATGCGATGGCGGAGGCGTTCGCGCATGCCCGCGGCACGCTCGCGGACCGGCTCGTCGCCGCGCTCGCGGCGGGGCAGCGCGAAGGCGGTGACAAGCGCGGCCAGCAGAGCGCCGCGCTGATCGTCGTGAAGCCGGGCGGCGGTTACGGCGGCTTCAACGACCGCTACGTCGACCTGCGCGTCGACGACCACCCCGCGCCGATCGACGAGCTGGCGCGATTGCTGGACCTGCACAAGCTGTACCACTTCCCGGCCGAACCGCATGACGTGCTCGAGATCGACGACGCGCTCGGCCGCGAGATCGTGGGCGAGCTCGTCCGCGCCGGCGCGCTCGCACGGCACGACGAAGGTCCGTTCGACGACGCGGCGCGCGAAGCGCTGGTCGCGTTCATGCACGTGGAGAACCTGGAGAACCGCGTGCGCGCGGACGGCACGATCGACCGCCAAACGCTCGAATACCTGCGCGCGTTTCGCAAGGCGCCGGAGGGGCGCGGCTGA